One Halomarina pelagica genomic region harbors:
- a CDS encoding FG-GAP repeat domain-containing protein yields MHFRHERIDSRPPCGRLSTCFTTDLTGNGRPDVIVSGMGRYPTVSLNGTEIKLRLLPGIGSLLPRFETDVFWYENPGWERHTLAAEKDLHLDVGGTLHDVDGDGRVDLIVGQGYGHGDVYWYRQPEDPRDPWEQHLLTDRFQKYHDFAVGDVDDDGEPEIVGLSQEAATVFYFDVPADPTVEPWPDRYCHVVDRDRSVEGVHVGDVDGDGRTEIVAGTGIYHRGDDGSWDRESVVEGWDDVRVAVADLDGDGEDEIVLAEGDSPIYGTHPAQIAWFDGPDWTPHVLRDDMYCPHSLQVGDLTGDGRPDIYVGEMGLGENGDPEHVVFRNRGDGAFEEVVVERGVPTHEAKLADMNGDGRLDVVGKSYGPTHHVDVWYNEIE; encoded by the coding sequence ATGCACTTCCGGCACGAGCGAATCGACTCGCGCCCTCCCTGTGGCCGGTTGAGTACCTGCTTCACCACCGATCTGACCGGAAACGGCCGGCCCGACGTCATCGTCAGCGGGATGGGCCGCTACCCGACGGTCTCGCTCAACGGCACCGAGATCAAACTCCGGCTCCTGCCGGGGATCGGCTCGCTCCTCCCCCGCTTCGAGACGGACGTCTTCTGGTACGAGAACCCCGGCTGGGAGCGCCACACCCTCGCCGCGGAGAAGGACCTCCACCTCGACGTCGGCGGTACCCTCCACGACGTGGACGGCGACGGCCGCGTCGACCTGATCGTCGGCCAGGGGTACGGCCACGGCGACGTCTACTGGTACCGCCAGCCGGAGGACCCCCGCGATCCGTGGGAGCAGCACCTGCTCACCGACCGCTTCCAGAAGTACCACGACTTCGCGGTCGGCGACGTGGACGACGACGGCGAGCCCGAGATCGTCGGCCTCTCCCAGGAGGCCGCCACCGTCTTCTACTTCGACGTCCCCGCGGACCCGACCGTCGAGCCGTGGCCCGACCGGTACTGCCACGTCGTCGACCGCGACCGCTCGGTCGAGGGCGTCCACGTCGGCGACGTGGACGGCGACGGCCGCACCGAGATCGTCGCCGGAACGGGCATCTACCACCGCGGCGACGACGGCTCGTGGGACCGCGAGTCCGTCGTCGAGGGATGGGACGACGTGCGCGTGGCGGTGGCCGACCTCGACGGCGACGGCGAGGACGAGATCGTCCTCGCGGAGGGCGACTCGCCCATCTACGGCACCCACCCCGCCCAGATCGCGTGGTTCGACGGGCCGGACTGGACGCCGCACGTCCTCCGCGACGACATGTACTGCCCGCACAGCCTCCAGGTCGGCGACCTGACGGGCGACGGACGACCGGACATCTACGTCGGGGAGATGGGTCTGGGCGAGAACGGCGATCCCGAACACGTCGTGTTCAGGAACCGCGGCGACGGCGCGTTCGAGGAGGTCGTCGTCGAGCGCGGCGTGCCGACCCACGAGGCGAAACTCGCCGATATGAACGGCGACGGCCGACTCGACGTCGTCGGGAAGTCCTACGGACCGACCCACCACGTCGACGTCTGGTACAACGAAATCGAGTGA
- a CDS encoding ArsA family ATPase has translation MTEYVFYGGKGGVGKTSCAAATGLDLAGGGARTLVVSTDPAHSLGDSLETELSGEPTRVAENLWAVEADPEAGQETYRGIVSVLAAEFREAGVRLDDEDVERLFAAGFVPGSDEIAALEFIGEYADAEGWDYVVFDTAPTGHTLRLLALPDVLRESLSTVGKVRGQLRRLVASARSVVFGPAALLRPDREPDEVDALRERMERVAALLRDPERTDFRVVLLPETLAIEETRRLVERLREFDVPVDTLLVNRVLEDVDEDCDRCAARRARHERRLERVRETFPDCSVQVVPELDGEAYGRDALSRLAGRIDA, from the coding sequence ATGACCGAGTACGTCTTCTACGGCGGGAAGGGCGGCGTGGGAAAGACCTCGTGCGCCGCCGCGACGGGGCTCGACCTCGCCGGCGGCGGGGCGCGCACGCTGGTCGTCTCGACGGACCCCGCCCACTCCCTCGGGGACAGCCTGGAGACCGAGTTGAGCGGCGAGCCGACGCGCGTGGCGGAGAACCTCTGGGCCGTCGAGGCCGACCCCGAGGCGGGCCAGGAGACCTACCGCGGGATCGTCTCGGTACTCGCGGCGGAGTTCCGGGAGGCGGGCGTCAGGCTCGACGACGAGGACGTCGAGCGGCTGTTCGCGGCCGGGTTCGTGCCGGGGAGCGACGAGATCGCCGCCCTCGAGTTCATCGGGGAGTACGCGGACGCCGAGGGGTGGGACTACGTGGTGTTCGACACCGCGCCGACGGGCCACACCCTCCGGTTGCTGGCCCTGCCCGACGTGCTGCGCGAGTCGCTCTCGACCGTCGGGAAGGTGCGGGGACAGCTCCGACGGCTGGTCGCCTCGGCGCGGAGCGTGGTGTTCGGTCCGGCGGCGCTCCTCCGTCCCGACCGCGAGCCGGACGAGGTCGACGCGCTGCGCGAGCGGATGGAGCGCGTCGCCGCGCTCCTCCGCGACCCGGAGCGGACTGACTTCCGGGTCGTGTTGCTCCCCGAGACGCTCGCCATCGAGGAGACCCGACGGCTCGTAGAGCGCCTCCGCGAGTTCGACGTCCCGGTCGACACGCTCCTCGTGAACCGCGTGCTGGAGGACGTAGACGAGGACTGCGACCGGTGCGCGGCGCGGAGGGCGCGCCACGAGCGACGGCTCGAACGCGTCCGGGAGACCTTCCCCGACTGCTCCGTCCAGGTGGTACCCGAACTCGACGGCGAGGCCTACGGCCGGGACGCGCTCTCCCGCCTCGCGGGGCGGATCGACGCCTGA
- a CDS encoding MFS transporter → MSAPRAATATGAIRSPRRAVATVVAIVFVDLLGFGVVIPILPFYVRSFGVSDVFIGLLAASYSLMQFGFAPVLGRVSDERGRRPVILLSLAGSAVAWTVFGLAGEAEAVLGVAGAVATLFCSRMLAGAMGGNIAAAQAYVADVTPRERRAGALGLIGASFALGFIFGPAIGGAFASDPVVAAADRLLPAFVPTTRFSLPSFAAAGLSLTSLVLAVLFLEETERTRTATRGGTFVAQFREALSTSGLRDLVVAFFLVSLAFSGVQVMFIPFVADVYGYDASQAAALLTYVGVLGVVNQGVLVGRLSRRYDDRSLALVGAGVLALALAGIPSAPALGRALFGGLTPEGLVSLTPELVALLVVLACLSFGNGLLNVSLATLVSTSTGEESQGSAFGVTQGAASLGRTVGPPAMALLYAAVAVWSPFVVGAALVVPTVALLVRVARGPTTTTTG, encoded by the coding sequence ATGAGCGCGCCGCGCGCGGCGACGGCCACGGGTGCGATCCGATCCCCCCGCCGCGCCGTCGCGACCGTCGTCGCCATCGTCTTCGTCGACCTGCTCGGGTTCGGCGTCGTCATCCCCATCCTCCCGTTCTACGTCCGGAGCTTCGGCGTGAGCGACGTCTTCATCGGCCTGCTCGCGGCCTCCTACTCGCTCATGCAGTTCGGTTTCGCGCCCGTCCTCGGTCGCGTCTCCGACGAGCGCGGGCGGCGGCCGGTGATTCTGCTCTCGCTCGCGGGGAGCGCCGTCGCGTGGACGGTCTTCGGCCTCGCGGGCGAGGCGGAGGCGGTCCTCGGCGTCGCCGGGGCCGTCGCCACGCTGTTCTGCTCGCGCATGCTCGCCGGGGCGATGGGCGGGAACATCGCCGCCGCGCAGGCGTACGTCGCCGACGTCACCCCCCGCGAGCGGCGGGCGGGGGCGCTGGGACTGATCGGCGCGTCGTTCGCCCTCGGGTTCATCTTCGGTCCCGCGATCGGCGGCGCGTTCGCCAGCGACCCCGTCGTCGCGGCCGCGGACCGCCTCCTCCCGGCGTTCGTCCCCACGACGCGCTTCTCGCTGCCGAGCTTCGCCGCCGCCGGTCTGAGCCTCACCAGCCTCGTCCTCGCGGTCCTCTTCCTCGAGGAAACGGAACGCACGCGGACGGCGACCCGCGGCGGGACGTTCGTCGCGCAGTTCCGCGAGGCGCTCTCGACGTCCGGTCTCCGGGACCTCGTGGTCGCGTTCTTCCTCGTCTCCCTCGCCTTCTCGGGCGTCCAGGTGATGTTCATCCCCTTCGTCGCGGACGTCTACGGCTACGACGCCTCGCAGGCGGCCGCGCTGCTGACGTACGTCGGCGTCCTCGGCGTCGTCAACCAGGGCGTGCTCGTGGGTCGGCTCTCGCGGCGCTACGACGACCGGTCGCTCGCGCTCGTCGGCGCGGGCGTCCTCGCGCTCGCGCTGGCGGGCATCCCGAGCGCGCCCGCCCTCGGTCGCGCGCTCTTCGGCGGACTCACACCGGAGGGACTGGTGTCGCTGACGCCCGAACTGGTGGCGCTCCTGGTCGTCCTCGCCTGCCTCTCGTTCGGTAACGGCCTGCTCAACGTCTCGCTCGCCACGCTCGTCTCGACGAGTACGGGAGAGGAGTCACAGGGCAGCGCCTTCGGCGTGACCCAGGGCGCGGCGAGCCTCGGCCGGACGGTCGGACCGCCCGCGATGGCGCTGCTGTACGCCGCCGTCGCCGTCTGGTCGCCGTTCGTCGTCGGGGCCGCGCTGGTCGTTCCGACCGTGGCCCTCCTGGTACGAGTAGCGAGAGGACCGACGACGACCACCACGGGCTGA
- a CDS encoding winged helix-turn-helix domain-containing protein, translating into MVRPQDDGPEMQAVLDALDDPTCQRIIAKLDQPMTASELSETCDVPLSTTYRKLDDLSTASLVAEETEIRQDGHHTTRYRRDFEEVVIRLSDEQLLAVTIERPATPDERLERLWGEVRRGVR; encoded by the coding sequence ATGGTGCGGCCACAGGACGACGGCCCGGAGATGCAGGCGGTCCTCGACGCCCTCGACGACCCGACCTGCCAGCGCATCATCGCGAAGCTGGACCAACCCATGACGGCAAGCGAACTCTCGGAGACGTGCGACGTCCCACTCTCGACGACCTACCGGAAGCTGGACGACCTGAGCACGGCCTCGCTGGTGGCCGAGGAGACGGAGATCCGACAGGACGGCCACCACACCACGCGCTACCGGCGCGACTTCGAGGAGGTCGTCATCCGGCTGAGCGACGAGCAGTTGCTGGCCGTGACGATCGAACGGCCCGCGACGCCCGACGAGCGCCTGGAGCGGTTGTGGGGCGAGGTCCGGAGGGGGGTGCGATGA
- a CDS encoding DUF7521 family protein encodes MTAEFTTLVVVFKTLTLVLGGVITYFAFKAYRRTRARALAALSVGFAIVTFGSLLAGAAHQGFGLDSDTVLLIESVLTAVGFGVITYSLYAD; translated from the coding sequence ATGACCGCCGAGTTCACCACGCTCGTGGTCGTGTTCAAGACGCTGACGCTGGTGCTCGGCGGCGTCATCACCTACTTCGCGTTCAAGGCCTACCGCCGCACCCGCGCGCGGGCGCTGGCGGCGCTCTCGGTCGGCTTCGCGATCGTCACCTTCGGGTCGCTCCTCGCCGGGGCCGCCCACCAGGGGTTCGGACTCGACTCCGACACCGTCCTGCTCATCGAGAGCGTCCTCACGGCCGTCGGATTCGGCGTCATCACCTACTCGCTGTACGCGGATTGA
- a CDS encoding universal stress protein, with product MFTNVLVPTDGSPTAEAALVHAIDLASHADAVVHVVYVADVTVARGGPMLDLLRQEGERITKEAASQVSAAGLSVTRAVVEGRPSAEILDYADDARIDLIVMGTRGRTGLDRLFMGSVAARVVRFAAVPVLTVRRP from the coding sequence ATGTTCACCAACGTCCTCGTCCCGACGGACGGTAGCCCGACGGCGGAGGCCGCGCTCGTCCACGCGATCGACCTCGCCTCGCACGCCGACGCCGTGGTCCACGTCGTCTACGTCGCGGACGTGACCGTCGCCCGGGGCGGGCCGATGCTGGACCTCCTCAGACAGGAGGGAGAGCGGATCACGAAGGAGGCCGCCTCGCAGGTCAGCGCGGCGGGGCTGTCGGTGACGCGGGCGGTCGTCGAGGGCCGGCCGTCGGCGGAGATCCTCGACTACGCCGACGACGCGCGGATCGACCTCATCGTGATGGGGACCCGCGGCAGAACGGGGCTGGATCGGCTGTTCATGGGGAGCGTCGCGGCGCGGGTGGTCCGGTTCGCGGCGGTCCCCGTACTGACGGTCCGGCGGCCGTGA
- a CDS encoding DUF7501 family protein: protein MASSDVVAAYPRWGDPERCAFCGARLVDGGPGFIDHIGDSPPCRARFDEWRERVTDDIGGEWSG from the coding sequence ATGGCATCGAGCGACGTGGTCGCGGCGTATCCGCGGTGGGGGGATCCCGAGCGCTGTGCGTTCTGCGGCGCGCGGTTGGTCGACGGCGGTCCGGGGTTCATCGATCACATCGGTGACAGTCCCCCGTGTCGAGCGCGGTTCGACGAGTGGCGCGAGCGCGTGACCGACGACATCGGCGGCGAGTGGTCCGGATAA
- a CDS encoding universal stress protein: MYERILVPTDDSAGAMAAAELAVDLASQYDATIHVLFVVDTTSLPADVTATYVDEALEEVGERATRGVVELADEAGVETAPVEIASGAPHREILAYADEHDVDLIVMGTHGRRGLDRLLVGSVTEKVVRLSDVPVLTTRAPKEETE, from the coding sequence ATGTACGAGCGCATCCTCGTGCCGACCGACGACAGCGCCGGGGCGATGGCCGCCGCGGAACTCGCCGTCGACCTCGCCAGTCAGTACGACGCGACGATACACGTGCTGTTCGTCGTCGATACGACCTCGCTCCCAGCGGACGTGACGGCGACGTACGTGGACGAGGCGCTGGAGGAGGTCGGCGAGCGCGCGACGAGGGGCGTCGTCGAACTGGCCGACGAGGCGGGCGTCGAGACCGCTCCCGTCGAGATCGCCTCCGGCGCGCCCCACCGCGAGATCCTGGCGTACGCCGACGAACACGACGTCGACCTCATCGTCATGGGAACCCACGGACGACGGGGGCTGGACCGCCTCCTGGTCGGGAGCGTCACCGAGAAGGTCGTTCGACTGTCCGACGTCCCCGTGCTGACGACGCGCGCGCCGAAGGAAGAGACGGAGTAG
- a CDS encoding HalOD1 output domain-containing protein — translation MRLTRRAVDAPLVAVVAELVGEFEGVDPVRLDPPLHDVVDPDALDELVGADPSGTTRVELTYRDLTVSVGADRTVTVSDAASSTPPDDAPAPSA, via the coding sequence ATGCGACTGACCCGCCGAGCGGTCGACGCTCCCCTCGTGGCCGTCGTGGCCGAACTCGTCGGCGAGTTCGAGGGCGTCGACCCGGTCCGACTCGACCCGCCGCTGCACGACGTCGTCGATCCGGACGCGCTCGACGAACTCGTGGGGGCGGACCCCTCGGGAACGACGCGGGTCGAACTGACGTACCGGGACCTGACCGTCTCCGTCGGGGCGGATCGGACGGTGACCGTCAGCGACGCCGCCTCGAGTACCCCGCCCGACGACGCACCGGCACCCTCCGCCTGA
- a CDS encoding PIN domain-containing protein, with protein sequence MYLDTDVVLAALKRDDWLKSSVDVRALDAPKTSAATCIEVQYAMQDRWERERLTTTHEAIADEGIELVPLRTEHVAAGGELRRSHDRLNLFDAIHLGTARALGEPIVSTDTLYPSPRAVRSRLMLCGSSSCIDPWRA encoded by the coding sequence GTGTATCTTGATACGGACGTGGTCCTCGCCGCGCTCAAGCGCGACGACTGGCTCAAATCGAGCGTCGACGTTCGCGCCCTCGACGCGCCGAAGACGTCCGCCGCGACGTGCATCGAAGTCCAGTACGCGATGCAGGACCGCTGGGAGCGAGAGCGCCTGACGACGACGCACGAGGCGATCGCAGACGAGGGGATCGAACTCGTTCCGCTCCGGACCGAGCACGTCGCGGCCGGGGGCGAACTCCGGCGGTCGCACGATCGACTCAACCTCTTCGACGCGATTCACCTGGGCACCGCGCGGGCGCTCGGCGAGCCGATCGTCTCGACGGACACGCTCTACCCGTCGCCGCGGGCGGTTCGGTCGCGTCTCATGCTCTGTGGTTCATCGTCCTGTATCGACCCCTGGCGTGCATGA
- a CDS encoding ribbon-helix-helix domain-containing protein: MSADRRSIPVSLPEDLVRELDELVEEGAFGSRSEALRYGARLVTREAHLKRLHELTAAGAERDIEERLERKRVS; encoded by the coding sequence ATGAGCGCCGATCGACGATCGATTCCGGTCTCGCTCCCGGAGGATCTCGTCCGCGAACTCGACGAACTCGTCGAGGAGGGGGCGTTCGGCTCCCGGTCCGAGGCCCTCCGGTACGGCGCGCGCCTCGTCACCCGCGAGGCGCACCTGAAGCGGCTTCACGAACTGACCGCGGCCGGGGCGGAGCGGGACATCGAGGAGCGCCTGGAGCGAAAACGTGTATCTTGA
- a CDS encoding S1C family serine protease: protein MADPPRPSTRRRFLAALGTASSVGLAGCSSVLPGPSGGQDGPSDTNGTNGTNATNRTNGSADVNATGRSVDNPYARVYRGSVEGVVLVQRGGGQGSGFVYDGAGHVVTNAHVVGRASAVNVQFSRDDWRAGRVLGRDRFTDLAVVAVEDSPAYAKPLPMADSMPPIGLEVVALGNPYGLEGAISAGIVSGTNRYLPARTGVSVPAAIQTDAPINPGNSGGPLVALDGRVVAVVYAGGGENIAFGISAPLVRRVVPALIEDGRYRNPYLGVRLAEVGPPTARANDLAEPRGVLVIATFRGSPAAGRLRESDRRVTVRGVPVPVGGDVIVGVDGRPVSSVATLRSYLALETSPGERASLAVLRGGEERTVEVTVGARPSR from the coding sequence ATGGCCGACCCCCCGCGCCCGTCGACGCGACGACGGTTCCTCGCCGCGCTGGGAACCGCGTCGAGCGTCGGTCTCGCCGGTTGTTCGAGCGTCCTCCCCGGGCCGTCCGGCGGGCAGGACGGCCCGAGCGACACGAACGGGACGAATGGAACGAACGCGACGAATCGAACGAACGGGTCGGCCGACGTGAACGCGACGGGCCGATCCGTCGATAACCCCTACGCCCGCGTCTACCGCGGGAGCGTCGAGGGCGTCGTGCTCGTCCAGCGGGGCGGGGGACAGGGGAGCGGCTTCGTCTACGACGGGGCGGGTCACGTCGTCACGAACGCCCACGTCGTCGGGCGCGCCTCGGCGGTGAACGTGCAGTTCAGCCGCGACGACTGGCGCGCCGGGCGGGTCCTCGGCCGCGACCGCTTCACCGACCTCGCGGTCGTCGCCGTCGAGGACTCGCCGGCGTACGCGAAGCCGCTCCCGATGGCCGACTCGATGCCCCCCATCGGCCTGGAGGTGGTCGCGCTCGGCAACCCGTACGGCCTGGAGGGGGCGATCTCCGCGGGCATCGTCAGCGGGACGAACCGCTACCTGCCGGCGCGGACGGGGGTGTCGGTGCCGGCGGCCATCCAGACCGACGCGCCGATCAATCCGGGAAACAGCGGCGGTCCGCTCGTCGCGCTCGACGGGCGCGTCGTCGCCGTCGTCTACGCCGGCGGCGGCGAGAACATCGCCTTCGGCATCTCCGCGCCGCTGGTCCGGCGGGTCGTCCCCGCGCTGATCGAGGACGGTCGCTATCGGAACCCGTACCTCGGCGTGCGGCTGGCGGAGGTCGGCCCGCCGACCGCCCGGGCGAACGACCTCGCCGAACCGCGGGGCGTCCTCGTGATCGCCACGTTCCGCGGGAGTCCGGCGGCCGGTCGGCTTCGCGAGAGCGACCGCCGGGTGACCGTCCGCGGGGTCCCCGTCCCCGTCGGCGGGGACGTGATCGTCGGCGTCGACGGTCGGCCCGTCTCGTCGGTCGCGACGTTGCGGTCGTACCTCGCGCTGGAGACCAGTCCGGGGGAGCGGGCGTCGCTCGCGGTCCTCCGCGGCGGCGAGGAGCGGACGGTCGAGGTGACGGTCGGCGCGCGCCCGTCGCGGTGA
- a CDS encoding enoyl-CoA hydratase/isomerase family protein — translation MREELDAAIAAFDGETGVARITLNRPDALNALNGQLRADVETAFERFREVDDEADGAAVRVVVIEGAGDRAFCAGADVNEFSGDGPATNASRPVQEIVEDFPAPVVAKIDGYCLGGGFELALACDLRYASESSRLGLPEVDLGIIPGAGGVQYVARLAGPAVARELAMTGEHVPAAEAADLGLVNDAFADDDFEAAVEAVVETLASKPPLSLRAIKESALLSTQVGLAEGRRYDRARFPRLLATEDHAEGARAFREDGYEPEFVGR, via the coding sequence ATGCGCGAGGAACTCGACGCGGCCATCGCCGCGTTCGACGGGGAGACCGGCGTCGCCCGGATCACGCTGAACCGACCGGACGCGCTGAACGCGCTCAACGGGCAGTTGCGCGCCGACGTCGAGACGGCGTTCGAACGCTTCCGGGAGGTGGACGACGAGGCCGACGGCGCGGCGGTGCGCGTCGTCGTGATCGAGGGGGCGGGCGACCGGGCGTTCTGCGCGGGCGCTGACGTGAACGAGTTCTCGGGGGACGGCCCGGCGACGAACGCCTCCCGACCGGTCCAGGAGATCGTCGAGGACTTCCCGGCCCCGGTCGTGGCGAAGATCGACGGCTACTGTCTCGGCGGCGGGTTCGAACTCGCGCTGGCCTGCGACCTGCGCTACGCGAGCGAGTCGAGCCGCCTCGGCCTCCCGGAGGTCGACCTCGGCATCATCCCCGGCGCGGGCGGCGTCCAGTACGTCGCCCGCCTCGCGGGACCGGCGGTCGCCCGCGAACTCGCCATGACGGGCGAACACGTCCCCGCGGCCGAGGCCGCCGATCTGGGGCTGGTGAACGACGCCTTCGCGGACGACGACTTCGAGGCGGCGGTGGAGGCGGTCGTCGAAACACTCGCCTCGAAGCCGCCGCTCTCGCTGCGGGCGATCAAGGAGTCCGCGCTCCTCTCGACGCAGGTCGGGCTGGCGGAGGGCCGGCGGTACGACCGGGCGCGCTTCCCCCGCCTGCTCGCCACCGAGGACCACGCCGAGGGCGCGCGCGCCTTCCGCGAGGACGGGTACGAACCCGAGTTCGTCGGGCGGTAG
- a CDS encoding AbrB/MazE/SpoVT family DNA-binding domain-containing protein translates to MSRVTSKGQVTIPKEIRERLGIRAGDEVAFEETDEGYVIRKEVDESRFERWRGAADTEATVEERMRELRGERP, encoded by the coding sequence ATGAGTCGGGTCACGAGCAAGGGACAGGTCACGATCCCGAAGGAGATCCGCGAGCGGCTCGGGATCCGGGCGGGCGACGAGGTCGCCTTCGAGGAGACCGACGAGGGGTACGTCATCCGCAAGGAGGTGGACGAGAGCCGCTTCGAGCGGTGGCGGGGTGCGGCCGACACCGAAGCGACGGTGGAGGAGCGTATGCGCGAACTCCGCGGAGAACGTCCGTGA
- a CDS encoding PIN domain-containing protein gives MTRTVVDTSALIALLSPDDEHNRSAATLLREAAEEGALLINPVVYAELAADPFFGSRSDLDDFLDDTGIAVEGLPRAAQFEAGEAFRRYLNRRGEELQCSECGHETTFPCPDCDASITARQHVAADFLIGAHAATVDALLTFDRGFYRDYFDVTCRAVRGR, from the coding sequence GTGACGCGGACCGTCGTGGACACCAGCGCGCTGATCGCCCTCCTCTCGCCCGACGACGAGCACAACCGATCAGCGGCGACGCTCCTGCGGGAAGCTGCCGAGGAGGGGGCACTCCTGATAAACCCCGTCGTCTACGCGGAACTGGCCGCCGATCCGTTCTTCGGATCGCGATCGGACCTCGACGACTTCCTCGACGACACGGGCATCGCCGTCGAAGGACTCCCGCGAGCCGCCCAGTTCGAGGCCGGGGAGGCGTTCCGGCGCTACCTCAACCGCCGAGGGGAGGAACTCCAGTGCAGCGAGTGCGGGCACGAGACCACGTTTCCGTGTCCCGACTGCGACGCATCGATCACCGCTCGTCAGCACGTCGCCGCGGACTTCCTCATCGGCGCGCACGCCGCGACGGTCGACGCGCTCCTCACCTTCGACCGGGGGTTCTACCGCGACTACTTCGACGTGACGTGCCGGGCGGTACGGGGGCGGTGA
- a CDS encoding class I adenylate-forming enzyme family protein: MRLEDVGDDARHGNVARLHDETVARHGDALAVEMHGRTLTHAAVGTAAARFAGGLRDLGLEPGDALLLYLPNCPQYLLASLGAFRAGVVVSPVNPQYRVRELSYQLEDADARAVVTHPALGETVTEALSETGREPVVITVAGGTGTAAGDDEDVPEGDAFEGDVRFDEVAGEPTLVERDDDDVALLPYTSGTTGRPKGVELTHRNLRAQTVAQLAGGADDLAGEEVRSLVWLPLYHITGFTHTAWQPLIRGGALYLRSPASWDPDAAMVLIEAAGVTHFVGVTAMYVDMVNADSFGEHDLGSLVLAAEGGAKMSVSVQREFEAMAGVEMAEGYGLTETTGATHSQQGSTYGLRHGTVGQPLRMTDCKLVDDDGEEVAVGEAGELLVRGPQVMRGYHGMPEATDAAFTETGYFRTGDVARRDPENYYEIVDRKTHVIVSAGYNVYPSEVEELLHEHDAVADAAVVGVPDERRNEVPIAYVVPRPGVEPGADVTAEDLKRYCLDAIAAYKHPRRVIFLDDLPRTASGKVQKFKLEGRDDAAAGGSGEV, encoded by the coding sequence ATGCGACTCGAGGACGTCGGCGACGACGCTCGGCACGGGAACGTCGCGCGACTGCACGACGAGACGGTCGCCCGCCACGGCGACGCGCTCGCGGTCGAGATGCACGGGCGGACGCTGACGCACGCGGCGGTGGGGACCGCCGCGGCGCGGTTCGCCGGCGGCCTCCGCGACCTCGGGCTGGAGCCGGGGGACGCGCTCCTGCTCTACCTCCCGAACTGTCCCCAGTACCTGCTGGCCTCGCTCGGGGCGTTCCGCGCCGGGGTGGTCGTCTCGCCGGTCAACCCGCAGTACAGGGTCCGCGAACTGAGCTACCAGCTCGAGGACGCCGACGCGCGGGCCGTCGTGACCCACCCCGCGCTCGGCGAGACGGTGACGGAGGCGCTGTCGGAGACGGGCCGGGAGCCGGTCGTGATCACCGTCGCCGGGGGGACGGGGACCGCCGCCGGCGACGATGAGGACGTGCCCGAGGGGGATGCGTTCGAGGGGGACGTTCGGTTCGACGAGGTGGCGGGCGAGCCGACGCTGGTCGAGCGCGACGACGACGACGTGGCCCTCCTGCCGTACACGAGCGGGACGACCGGCCGGCCGAAGGGCGTCGAACTCACCCACCGGAACCTCCGCGCGCAGACGGTCGCCCAGCTGGCGGGGGGAGCCGACGACCTCGCGGGCGAGGAGGTGCGGAGCCTCGTCTGGCTCCCGCTCTATCACATCACGGGATTCACCCACACCGCCTGGCAGCCGCTGATCCGCGGCGGGGCGCTCTACCTCCGCAGCCCGGCGAGCTGGGATCCGGACGCGGCGATGGTGCTGATCGAGGCGGCGGGCGTCACGCACTTCGTCGGCGTCACCGCGATGTACGTGGACATGGTGAACGCGGACTCCTTCGGCGAGCACGACCTGGGCAGCCTGGTGCTCGCGGCCGAGGGCGGCGCGAAGATGTCCGTCTCGGTCCAGCGAGAGTTCGAGGCGATGGCGGGCGTCGAGATGGCGGAGGGATACGGCCTCACCGAGACGACCGGCGCGACTCACTCCCAGCAGGGGTCGACCTACGGCCTCAGACACGGCACCGTCGGCCAGCCGCTTCGGATGACCGACTGCAAGCTGGTGGACGACGACGGCGAGGAGGTGGCGGTCGGCGAGGCGGGCGAACTGCTCGTGCGCGGCCCGCAGGTGATGCGCGGCTACCACGGTATGCCCGAGGCGACCGACGCCGCGTTCACCGAGACGGGCTACTTCCGCACCGGCGACGTCGCCCGGCGCGACCCGGAGAACTACTACGAGATCGTCGACCGGAAGACGCACGTGATCGTCTCCGCCGGGTACAACGTCTACCCGAGCGAGGTCGAGGAACTCCTCCACGAGCACGACGCGGTGGCGGACGCCGCCGTCGTGGGCGTCCCCGACGAGCGACGCAACGAGGTGCCGATCGCCTACGTCGTCCCCCGCCCCGGCGTCGAACCGGGCGCGGACGTGACCGCCGAGGACCTGAAGCGGTACTGCCTCGACGCCATCGCGGCGTACAAGCACCCACGCCGGGTGATCTTCCTCGACGACCTCCCCCGGACGGCGAGCGGGAAGGTCCAGAAGTTCAAGCTGGAGGGGCGCGACGACGCCGCTGCGGGTGGGTCGGGCGAGGTCTGA